In the genome of Hymenobacter cellulosivorans, one region contains:
- a CDS encoding nuclear transport factor 2 family protein: MKRLLTFALLLVLGVAAFAQTSTNKKDMAAAKEVEALERQRFEAQVKKDYAFLEKAFADDLVYTHSNGKQNGKTDYIQSIRDGKSVYDKIDVEALNVRAYNDGKAAVVNGTITIYQPNKPDGTPNIAHLKYVVVQVKDAKKGWQVVLWQSQKQPEAKS; this comes from the coding sequence ATGAAACGACTCCTCACGTTTGCCCTGCTGCTCGTACTCGGCGTGGCGGCTTTTGCCCAAACTTCGACCAATAAGAAAGATATGGCCGCTGCCAAAGAAGTGGAAGCCCTGGAGCGGCAGCGCTTCGAGGCTCAGGTGAAAAAGGACTACGCCTTTTTGGAAAAGGCCTTTGCCGACGACCTGGTGTATACCCACTCCAACGGCAAGCAGAACGGCAAAACCGACTACATCCAGTCCATTCGGGACGGCAAGAGCGTCTACGACAAGATTGACGTGGAAGCCCTGAACGTGCGCGCCTACAATGACGGTAAAGCCGCCGTGGTCAATGGCACCATCACCATCTACCAGCCCAATAAGCCCGACGGTACGCCCAACATTGCCCACCTCAAATACGTGGTGGTGCAGGTGAAAGACGCCAAGAAAGGCTGGCAGGTTGTGCTCTGGCAAAGCCAGAAGCAGCCCGAAGCCAAAAGCTAA
- a CDS encoding tagaturonate reductase — translation MANLSKQAALALSSLAVAMPEAAHFTLPEKVLQFGTGVLLRGLPDYLIDKANRQGVFNGRIVVVKSTDGGDATAFDRQDGLYTLSIRGIADGQTVEENVVCSAISRVLSAKSQWEQVLEVARNPELTVVISNTTEVGIQLVSESIKQSPPQSFPGKLLAVLYARYQAFAGASDKGLVIVPTELIPNNGSKLESIVLELAHLNGLDAEFIEWLESANSFCNSLVDRIVPGRPDAATQAALEAELGYSDDLLTMSEAYLLWAIEGDAHVKSVLSFEQADAGVIVQPNIDLFRELKLRLLNGTHTLSCGLAFLAGFDTVRGAMDDAAMAGFIQNLMLADLLPGIPYSVDEKVGQRFGMQVLDRFRNPYIEHRWLGITLNYTMKIQMRNVPTLLHYYKKLAVVPDYMALGFAAYLLFMRGTQQRGDAWYGEANGQAYPIQDEKASYFADLWQHQQPAELIGTVLRNKTLWGHDLTQLPGFAARVEKYLHKLLQDGAPATLASYFTQKVSLAS, via the coding sequence ATGGCCAACCTATCCAAACAAGCAGCATTAGCCCTCTCGTCATTGGCGGTAGCCATGCCCGAGGCAGCACACTTTACCTTACCCGAAAAGGTGCTGCAGTTCGGCACCGGCGTGCTGCTGCGCGGCCTGCCCGACTACCTCATCGACAAAGCCAACCGCCAGGGTGTATTCAACGGCCGCATCGTGGTGGTCAAGTCGACCGACGGCGGCGACGCTACGGCTTTCGACCGGCAGGACGGGCTCTACACGCTCAGCATCCGCGGCATTGCCGATGGGCAGACCGTGGAAGAAAACGTGGTCTGCTCGGCCATCAGCCGGGTGTTGTCGGCCAAAAGCCAGTGGGAGCAGGTGCTGGAAGTAGCCCGCAACCCCGAGCTGACGGTGGTCATTTCCAATACCACTGAGGTCGGTATTCAACTGGTTTCGGAGTCTATCAAGCAAAGCCCGCCCCAGTCGTTTCCCGGCAAACTGCTGGCCGTGCTCTACGCCCGGTATCAGGCATTTGCCGGGGCTTCGGATAAGGGTTTGGTGATTGTGCCCACCGAATTGATTCCCAACAACGGCTCGAAGCTGGAAAGCATCGTGCTGGAACTGGCCCACCTCAACGGCCTCGACGCCGAGTTCATCGAGTGGCTGGAATCGGCCAATTCGTTCTGCAACTCCCTCGTTGACCGTATCGTGCCCGGTCGCCCCGACGCGGCCACGCAAGCTGCTTTGGAAGCTGAGCTGGGCTACTCCGACGACTTGCTTACGATGTCGGAAGCCTACTTGCTCTGGGCTATTGAGGGCGACGCGCACGTGAAATCGGTCCTCTCGTTTGAGCAGGCTGATGCGGGCGTCATCGTGCAGCCCAACATCGACTTGTTCCGCGAACTGAAGCTGCGCCTGCTCAACGGCACGCACACGCTCAGCTGCGGCCTGGCCTTCCTGGCCGGCTTCGACACCGTGCGCGGGGCTATGGACGACGCGGCCATGGCCGGCTTTATCCAGAACCTGATGCTGGCCGATCTGCTGCCCGGTATTCCCTACAGCGTGGATGAAAAAGTAGGGCAGCGCTTCGGTATGCAGGTCCTGGACCGGTTCCGCAACCCCTACATCGAGCACCGCTGGCTGGGCATTACGCTCAACTACACCATGAAAATTCAGATGCGCAACGTGCCCACGCTGCTGCATTACTACAAGAAGCTGGCCGTGGTGCCCGACTACATGGCCCTGGGTTTTGCGGCTTACCTGCTCTTTATGCGTGGCACCCAGCAGCGCGGCGACGCGTGGTACGGCGAGGCCAACGGGCAAGCTTACCCGATTCAGGACGAGAAGGCCAGCTACTTCGCCGACCTCTGGCAGCACCAGCAGCCGGCGGAATTAATCGGGACCGTATTGCGTAATAAAACCCTCTGGGGCCATGATCTGACCCAACTGCCCGGCTTTGCGGCCCGCGTCGAGAAGTACCTGCACAAGCTGCTGCAGGACGGCGCCCCGGCTACGCTGGCCAGCTATTTCACCCAAAAGGTTTCCCTTGCCTCATGA
- the uxaC gene encoding glucuronate isomerase, which yields MKKPFLDADFLLQTETARTLYHQFAAPQPIIDYHNHLLPDQIANDKQFENLTQIWLYGDHYKWRAMRTNGIDERYITGDASDWEKFEKWAETVPYTLRNPLYHWTHLELQRYFGVTELLNKESARRIYDHCSALLRTPEYSVRNLLRKMNVQTLCTTDDPSDALEHHRALAASDFNVQVLPTFRADKAMSPEDPAGYNAYLDKLGASAAVEILSYQDLLTALRVRHDYFAALGCRLSDHGLEQIYAADYTDADISRIFGKVRGGETLEQSEILQFKSAMLVFLAELDWEKGWTQQYHVGALRNNNARQLRQLGPDTGWDSIGDFSQGQAMSKFLDRLDTQDKLAKTILYNLNPADNELFATMIGNFQDGTVPGKLQFGSGWWFLDQKDGMERQINALSNLGLLSRFVGMLTDSRSFLSYPRHEYFRRILCNILGNDVENGELPDDLELVGTMVQNICFHNAQGYFGFAKQAEPVEAAGVAEKA from the coding sequence ATGAAAAAGCCTTTCCTCGACGCGGATTTCCTGCTGCAGACCGAAACGGCCCGCACCCTGTACCACCAGTTTGCGGCCCCGCAGCCTATCATCGACTACCACAACCACCTGCTGCCCGACCAGATTGCCAACGACAAGCAGTTTGAGAACCTGACGCAAATCTGGCTCTATGGCGACCATTACAAGTGGCGGGCCATGCGCACCAACGGCATCGATGAGCGCTACATCACCGGCGACGCGTCGGACTGGGAAAAGTTTGAGAAGTGGGCCGAAACTGTGCCCTACACCCTGCGCAACCCGCTCTACCACTGGACCCACCTGGAGCTGCAGCGCTACTTCGGCGTCACGGAGCTGCTCAACAAGGAGTCGGCCCGCCGCATCTACGACCACTGCTCGGCCCTGCTGCGCACCCCGGAGTACTCGGTGCGCAACCTGCTGCGCAAGATGAATGTGCAGACCCTGTGCACCACCGACGACCCGTCGGATGCCCTGGAGCACCACCGCGCCCTGGCCGCCTCGGACTTCAACGTGCAGGTGCTGCCTACGTTCCGCGCCGATAAGGCCATGTCGCCGGAAGACCCCGCGGGCTACAACGCCTACCTAGACAAACTGGGTGCTTCGGCGGCCGTGGAAATCCTGAGCTACCAGGATCTGCTCACGGCCCTGCGCGTGCGCCACGACTACTTTGCCGCCCTGGGCTGCCGCTTGTCGGACCACGGCCTGGAGCAGATATACGCCGCCGACTACACCGACGCCGACATCAGCCGCATCTTCGGCAAAGTGCGTGGCGGCGAAACGTTGGAGCAAAGCGAAATCCTGCAGTTCAAGTCGGCCATGCTGGTATTCCTGGCGGAGCTCGACTGGGAAAAGGGCTGGACCCAGCAATATCACGTAGGCGCCTTGCGCAACAACAACGCCCGCCAGCTGCGCCAGCTCGGCCCCGACACGGGCTGGGACTCTATCGGCGACTTCTCGCAGGGCCAGGCCATGAGCAAGTTCCTGGACCGGCTCGACACCCAGGACAAGCTGGCTAAGACCATTCTCTACAACCTGAATCCGGCCGATAACGAGCTGTTTGCCACCATGATTGGCAACTTCCAGGACGGCACCGTGCCAGGTAAGCTGCAGTTCGGCTCGGGCTGGTGGTTCCTGGACCAGAAAGACGGCATGGAGCGGCAAATCAACGCCCTGTCGAACCTGGGCCTCTTGAGCCGCTTCGTGGGCATGCTCACCGATTCGCGCTCCTTCCTTTCGTATCCGCGCCACGAGTATTTCCGCCGCATTCTGTGCAACATCCTGGGCAACGACGTGGAAAACGGTGAGCTGCCCGATGACCTGGAGCTGGTAGGCACGATGGTGCAAAATATCTGCTTCCACAACGCCCAGGGCTACTTCGGCTTTGCCAAGCAGGCTGAGCCGGTAGAAGCTGCCGGTGTAGCCGAGAAAGCCTAG
- the pelA gene encoding pectate lyase, with product MGEVSSAYAQHLTVALDGSGDFPTIQAAVNSLPASATQQRVIRIKKGTYKEKVFIDGKDHITLQGESEKSVVITISQANAIFRCDPATANDWTIATLSLRNSPDITLEKLTVMNTYGAEATGSVTIDCPSDPTGKKIIKKTDHQMALYTGKGTTRLTVKNCTFRTLGNDTVSPWDAEAGVYYFKDCTMEGSVDFYCPRGWAFAENCRFICHNMNAAIWHDGSGSKDAKTVLKNCTFEGDDNFKLGRYHTESQFYLIDCQFPKNMADADIYAAQSGKGTPQWGRRVYYSGCHRQGGDYAWHRDNLNTAENAPKARQIDAAWTFGERWKQFGNSSATSSHNLKMGGLLAEATDTTAEKMLVYQRSIGGWPKAVKEKKVDYKAPLSAALKAATLADANRKDATIDNNATTREIEYLAKAYKATGNAAYRAGAEKGIRYLLKMQHKNGGFPQFYPDSSGYRAQITYNDNAMVRVLNLLKAVAEKQGDYAALDPTLAPAAKLAVDKGVSCILKTQYVQNGKLTVWCAQHDRKTLLPVKARAFELASLSGAESVGIVEFLLTLDNPSPEVKKSIAAAVAWFQAVKMEGFALKDIADPTQPKGKDRVIVPEVGSVLWARFYDLETNKPIYVGRDGQKRSQLSEIENERRTGYVYASTWPQKLLTKDYPKWQQKWEKKEGSKI from the coding sequence TTGGGAGAGGTTTCCTCGGCCTACGCACAGCATTTGACGGTGGCTCTGGATGGCTCGGGCGACTTCCCGACCATTCAGGCCGCCGTCAACAGCCTGCCCGCCAGCGCCACCCAGCAACGGGTGATTCGCATCAAAAAAGGTACCTATAAGGAAAAGGTCTTTATCGACGGTAAGGACCACATTACCCTGCAGGGCGAGTCGGAAAAGAGCGTGGTCATCACCATTTCCCAGGCCAACGCCATCTTCCGCTGCGACCCGGCCACCGCCAACGACTGGACTATTGCCACGCTCAGCCTGCGCAACAGTCCCGACATCACGCTCGAAAAGCTCACGGTGATGAACACCTACGGGGCCGAAGCTACTGGCTCCGTCACCATCGACTGCCCCTCGGACCCCACGGGTAAGAAGATCATCAAGAAGACCGACCACCAGATGGCACTCTACACCGGCAAGGGCACGACCCGGCTGACGGTGAAGAACTGCACTTTCCGCACGCTGGGCAACGACACGGTGAGCCCCTGGGATGCTGAGGCCGGCGTGTACTACTTCAAGGATTGCACCATGGAAGGCAGCGTGGACTTTTATTGTCCGCGCGGCTGGGCCTTTGCCGAGAACTGCCGCTTTATCTGCCACAATATGAATGCCGCCATCTGGCACGACGGCTCGGGCAGCAAAGACGCCAAAACGGTGCTCAAGAACTGCACCTTTGAGGGCGACGACAACTTCAAACTGGGCCGTTACCACACCGAGTCGCAGTTCTACCTGATTGACTGTCAGTTTCCCAAGAACATGGCCGATGCGGATATCTACGCTGCGCAGTCGGGCAAGGGTACGCCGCAGTGGGGGCGCCGGGTGTACTACTCCGGCTGCCACCGCCAGGGCGGCGACTACGCCTGGCACCGCGACAACCTGAACACGGCCGAAAACGCCCCCAAGGCCCGGCAGATTGATGCCGCCTGGACATTTGGGGAGCGGTGGAAGCAGTTTGGTAACTCGTCGGCTACTTCCTCGCACAACCTGAAAATGGGCGGGCTGCTGGCCGAAGCCACTGACACTACGGCCGAGAAAATGCTGGTCTACCAGCGCAGCATCGGCGGCTGGCCCAAGGCCGTGAAGGAAAAGAAGGTGGACTACAAAGCCCCGCTGAGTGCTGCTCTCAAAGCCGCTACCCTGGCCGACGCCAACCGCAAGGACGCCACCATCGACAACAATGCCACGACCCGGGAAATTGAGTACCTGGCCAAAGCTTACAAAGCCACGGGCAACGCCGCCTACCGCGCCGGGGCTGAGAAGGGCATCCGCTACCTGCTCAAGATGCAGCACAAAAACGGCGGGTTTCCCCAGTTCTACCCCGACAGCAGCGGCTACCGCGCCCAGATTACCTACAACGACAACGCCATGGTGCGGGTGCTGAACCTGCTCAAGGCCGTGGCCGAAAAGCAGGGCGACTATGCCGCTCTGGACCCAACGCTGGCCCCGGCGGCCAAGCTGGCCGTGGACAAGGGCGTGAGCTGCATTCTCAAAACCCAGTACGTGCAGAACGGCAAGCTCACCGTGTGGTGCGCCCAGCACGACCGGAAAACCCTGCTGCCGGTGAAGGCCCGGGCCTTTGAGCTGGCCTCGCTCAGCGGGGCTGAAAGCGTGGGCATCGTTGAGTTTTTGCTGACCCTGGATAACCCTTCACCGGAAGTAAAGAAGTCTATTGCCGCCGCCGTAGCCTGGTTTCAGGCCGTGAAAATGGAAGGCTTCGCCCTCAAGGATATTGCCGACCCGACCCAGCCCAAGGGCAAAGACCGGGTAATCGTGCCTGAGGTCGGCAGTGTGCTCTGGGCCCGGTTCTACGACCTGGAAACCAACAAGCCGATTTACGTGGGCCGCGACGGGCAGAAGCGCAGCCAGCTGAGCGAAATTGAGAATGAGCGCCGGACGGGCTACGTGTACGCCAGCACCTGGCCGCAAAAACTGTTGACCAAGGACTATCCGAAGTGGCAGCAGAAGTGGGAGAAGAAAGAAGGAAGCAAAATTTAA
- a CDS encoding sugar kinase — MKQVVTFGEIMLRLSPPLNYRLTQTATFEATYGGGEANVAASLTQLGMPAAHVTCFPANELGQAATQHFQRYGVNMEHTVFHGERLGLYFLEVGASMRPSKVVYDRFDSAFANLRPEDFNWEEILKDASWFHWTGITPAISASAAQACKDAIQTARRLGITVSGDVNYRRNLWQYGQKAQDVMPGLVEGCDVIVASENDSEDLFGIVPQEGAQHSFTSMAEQLIARFPTVKQVITTRRETLSASHNQLKGILYDGQNFVESPSYDIVPIVDRIGGGDAFIAGFIYGSLTTNDQQQALTFGVASSALKHTIHGDFNLATKAEVDEVVKGNTSGRLLR; from the coding sequence ATGAAGCAGGTAGTAACGTTCGGCGAAATCATGTTGCGGCTCTCGCCGCCGCTGAACTACCGCTTAACCCAAACCGCCACCTTCGAGGCCACGTACGGCGGTGGCGAAGCCAACGTGGCCGCGTCATTGACCCAGCTGGGCATGCCCGCGGCTCACGTCACCTGCTTTCCGGCCAACGAGCTGGGCCAGGCCGCTACCCAGCACTTTCAGCGCTACGGCGTGAATATGGAACACACCGTGTTTCACGGCGAGCGGCTGGGCTTGTACTTTCTGGAAGTAGGCGCCTCGATGCGGCCCAGCAAGGTGGTTTACGACCGGTTCGACTCGGCCTTTGCCAACCTGCGGCCCGAGGATTTCAACTGGGAGGAAATCCTGAAAGATGCCAGCTGGTTTCACTGGACGGGCATCACACCTGCCATTTCGGCCTCGGCGGCCCAGGCTTGCAAAGACGCCATCCAAACGGCCCGCCGCCTCGGCATCACCGTCTCAGGCGACGTGAACTACCGCCGCAACCTGTGGCAGTACGGCCAGAAAGCTCAAGACGTAATGCCTGGGCTGGTCGAAGGCTGCGACGTCATCGTGGCTTCCGAAAACGATTCCGAGGATTTATTCGGCATTGTACCGCAAGAAGGTGCCCAACATAGCTTTACTTCGATGGCCGAGCAACTGATTGCCCGCTTTCCCACCGTGAAGCAGGTCATCACGACCCGGCGCGAAACCCTGAGTGCTTCCCACAACCAGCTCAAAGGCATTCTTTACGACGGCCAAAACTTCGTGGAAAGCCCCAGCTACGACATCGTGCCCATCGTGGACCGTATCGGTGGCGGCGACGCCTTCATTGCGGGCTTCATCTACGGCTCCCTCACCACCAACGACCAGCAGCAGGCCCTGACCTTCGGGGTGGCTTCTTCCGCCCTCAAGCACACCATTCACGGCGACTTCAACCTGGCTACCAAGGCCGAAGTCGACGAAGTCGTGAAAGGCAATACCTCGGGGCGCCTGCTCCGGTAA
- a CDS encoding MFS transporter, translating into MQTAPVIPPAAPNSPLLENSTIGKYRWTICSLVFFATTVNYLDRAVISLLKPYLEVEFKWNSGDYANIEIAFKLAYSLGMLGVGRVIDKLGTKMGYALSTFLWSLAAIGHAFVSSTLGFSVARAFLGVTEAGNFPAAIKTTAEWFPQKERALATGIFNSGSNVGAIIAPLSVPLIAESIGWKWAFIITGAFGFVWLVLWFALYEVPARHAKLTKAEFDYIHSDVDDLAAASIETEPKVSWFKLLTFRQTWAFVLGKFLTDPIWWFYLFWLPDFLNKQYGLKGTAVSLPVAVVYILSSVGSIGGGWIPLNFIKNGWPAFKARKTSMLLIALCVFPIVFAQKLGQVDMWLAVLVIGIAAAAHQAWSANIFTTVSDMFPKRAVASVTGIGGMAGGLGGIALTALVQKRMFVHYESIGQLDKAYFIMFWICGAAYLLAWVLMHFLAPRMKKIDLEA; encoded by the coding sequence ATGCAAACAGCTCCGGTTATCCCCCCAGCCGCGCCCAACTCACCCTTGCTGGAAAACTCCACCATCGGTAAATACCGCTGGACCATCTGCTCGCTGGTCTTCTTTGCCACCACGGTCAACTACCTCGACCGGGCGGTAATTTCCCTGCTCAAGCCGTATTTGGAAGTTGAGTTCAAGTGGAACTCGGGCGATTACGCCAACATCGAAATTGCCTTTAAGCTGGCGTATTCGCTCGGGATGCTGGGTGTGGGCCGGGTTATCGACAAGCTCGGCACCAAGATGGGCTACGCGCTGTCGACCTTTCTATGGAGTCTGGCCGCTATTGGCCACGCCTTTGTGAGCAGCACGCTGGGTTTTAGCGTGGCGCGGGCGTTTCTGGGCGTCACGGAGGCCGGCAACTTTCCCGCCGCCATCAAAACCACGGCCGAATGGTTTCCGCAGAAGGAACGGGCCCTGGCTACCGGTATTTTCAACTCCGGCTCCAACGTGGGGGCCATTATTGCCCCCCTGTCGGTGCCGCTGATTGCCGAATCCATTGGCTGGAAATGGGCTTTTATTATCACCGGCGCCTTCGGGTTCGTGTGGCTGGTGCTGTGGTTTGCCCTCTACGAAGTGCCGGCCCGCCACGCCAAGCTAACCAAAGCCGAATTCGACTACATCCACTCCGACGTCGATGATTTGGCCGCAGCCTCCATCGAAACCGAGCCGAAAGTATCCTGGTTTAAGCTGCTGACCTTTCGCCAGACCTGGGCCTTCGTACTGGGCAAGTTCCTGACCGACCCGATCTGGTGGTTTTACCTGTTCTGGTTGCCCGACTTCCTCAACAAGCAGTATGGTTTGAAAGGCACGGCCGTGTCGTTGCCCGTGGCGGTGGTGTACATTCTGTCGAGCGTGGGCAGCATCGGGGGCGGCTGGATTCCGCTGAACTTCATCAAGAACGGCTGGCCGGCATTCAAGGCCCGCAAGACCTCGATGCTGCTCATTGCCCTGTGCGTGTTCCCGATTGTATTTGCCCAGAAGCTTGGGCAAGTAGATATGTGGCTGGCCGTGCTGGTAATCGGCATTGCCGCCGCTGCTCACCAGGCCTGGAGCGCCAACATCTTCACTACCGTCTCGGATATGTTCCCCAAGCGGGCCGTAGCCTCCGTAACCGGGATTGGTGGCATGGCCGGTGGGTTGGGCGGCATTGCCCTCACAGCCCTGGTGCAGAAGCGCATGTTCGTGCACTATGAAAGCATTGGCCAGCTCGATAAGGCCTACTTCATCATGTTCTGGATTTGTGGCGCGGCCTACCTGCTGGCCTGGGTGCTGATGCACTTCCTGGCGCCCCGCATGAAGAAAATTGACCTCGAAGCTTAG
- a CDS encoding cupin domain-containing protein produces the protein MSTATKEIPASFITEQDAVWTDVGPGMRRRIISYDAQMMLVKVTFETGGVGALHHHVHVQQSYIQSGVFEVTLGEEKQVLRAGDAFYVPSDVWHGVVCLEAGVLLDAFSPMREDFV, from the coding sequence ATGAGCACTGCCACCAAGGAAATTCCGGCCAGCTTCATCACAGAGCAGGATGCCGTCTGGACCGATGTCGGGCCCGGCATGCGCCGCCGCATTATTTCCTACGACGCGCAGATGATGCTGGTGAAAGTGACCTTCGAAACCGGCGGGGTAGGGGCCCTGCACCACCACGTGCACGTGCAGCAGAGCTACATCCAGAGCGGAGTGTTTGAAGTGACGTTGGGCGAGGAAAAGCAGGTGCTCCGGGCCGGCGACGCGTTTTACGTGCCCTCCGACGTGTGGCATGGCGTGGTCTGCCTGGAGGCCGGCGTGCTGCTGGATGCCTTTTCGCCAATGCGGGAAGATTTTGTGTAG
- a CDS encoding UxaA family hydrolase → MKHLVAQIHPHDNVLVALTDLPIGTPVPWKDGMITTTQAIPAKHKVAPQAFEPGDLVHMYGVLVGKVREYIPLGGLLTTSNIQHATDSFDQNTGMHRLNWPVPDVSKWQERTFMGFHRADGRVGTANYWLVIPLVFCENRNIQVLEAALVDDLGYGRKKSYQPQTQELISLMQAGKTVEEILATDLHSAETSRQKPRLFPNVDGVRFLQHEGGCGGIRQDAQTLCGLLAGYITHPNVAGATVLSLGCQNAQVSMLQDEINKRSPQFYKPLYILEQQKIGTEEALISTALRQTFAGLMQANAQHRQPAPLSKLTIGLECGGSDGFSGISANPAVGHVSDMLVALGGSVILAEFPELCGVEQELVDRSVDQPTAERFSSLMKAYGESAVAVGSGFDMNPSPGNIRDGLITDAMKSAGAARKGGSSPVVAVLDYPELVTKPGLNLLCTPGNDVESTTAEVGSGANIVLFTTGLGTPTGNPIAPVVKISSNTALANRMPDIIDINTGTVIDGEETIEQAGERILDYVIRVASGEEVAAVRHGQTDFIPWKRGVSL, encoded by the coding sequence ATGAAGCATTTAGTAGCCCAGATTCACCCGCACGATAACGTCCTGGTAGCCCTCACGGACCTGCCCATTGGTACGCCCGTGCCGTGGAAGGACGGCATGATTACGACTACCCAGGCCATTCCGGCCAAGCATAAAGTAGCGCCCCAGGCTTTCGAGCCCGGCGACCTGGTGCACATGTACGGCGTGCTGGTGGGCAAAGTGCGGGAGTACATTCCCCTCGGCGGCCTACTCACCACCTCCAACATTCAGCACGCCACCGACTCCTTCGACCAGAACACCGGCATGCACCGCCTGAACTGGCCCGTGCCCGACGTTTCGAAGTGGCAGGAGCGCACCTTCATGGGCTTCCACCGCGCCGACGGCCGCGTAGGTACGGCCAACTATTGGCTGGTCATTCCGCTGGTATTCTGCGAAAACCGCAACATCCAGGTGCTCGAAGCGGCCCTGGTAGATGATTTGGGCTACGGCCGCAAGAAAAGCTACCAGCCCCAGACCCAGGAGCTGATTTCGCTGATGCAGGCTGGCAAAACGGTGGAGGAAATCCTGGCTACCGACCTGCACTCGGCCGAAACCAGCCGCCAGAAGCCCCGCCTGTTTCCCAACGTGGATGGCGTGCGGTTTTTGCAGCACGAAGGCGGCTGCGGCGGAATCCGCCAGGATGCCCAGACGCTCTGCGGCCTGCTGGCCGGCTACATCACCCACCCCAACGTGGCCGGCGCGACGGTCCTGAGCCTGGGGTGCCAGAACGCGCAGGTGAGCATGCTGCAGGACGAAATCAACAAGCGCAGCCCCCAGTTCTACAAGCCGCTCTACATTCTGGAGCAGCAGAAAATTGGGACCGAAGAGGCCCTGATTAGCACCGCGCTGCGCCAGACCTTCGCCGGCCTCATGCAGGCCAACGCCCAGCACCGCCAGCCCGCTCCCCTGAGCAAGCTGACCATTGGCCTGGAGTGCGGCGGCTCGGATGGCTTCTCCGGCATTTCGGCCAACCCCGCCGTGGGGCACGTGTCGGATATGCTGGTCGCCCTCGGTGGCTCGGTTATCCTGGCTGAGTTCCCCGAGCTTTGCGGCGTAGAGCAGGAACTGGTGGACCGCTCGGTAGACCAGCCGACGGCCGAGCGGTTTAGCTCCCTGATGAAGGCCTACGGCGAATCGGCGGTAGCTGTGGGCTCGGGCTTCGACATGAACCCCTCGCCGGGCAACATCCGCGACGGTCTGATTACCGACGCCATGAAATCGGCCGGGGCGGCGCGCAAGGGCGGTTCTTCGCCGGTAGTAGCCGTGCTGGATTACCCCGAATTGGTGACCAAGCCCGGCCTGAACCTGCTCTGCACGCCCGGCAACGACGTGGAGTCGACCACCGCTGAGGTAGGGTCGGGGGCCAACATCGTACTCTTTACCACTGGCCTGGGCACGCCCACCGGCAACCCGATTGCGCCCGTGGTAAAGATTTCGAGCAACACGGCCCTGGCCAACCGCATGCCCGATATTATCGACATCAACACCGGAACGGTTATCGACGGGGAAGAAACCATCGAGCAGGCCGGGGAACGGATTCTGGACTACGTCATCCGCGTCGCCAGCGGCGAGGAAGTAGCCGCCGTGCGCCACGGCCAAACCGACTTCATTCCCTGGAAACGCGGCGTTTCTTTGTAG
- a CDS encoding bifunctional 4-hydroxy-2-oxoglutarate aldolase/2-dehydro-3-deoxy-phosphogluconate aldolase, whose protein sequence is MSQYSSAEVLERVLQAPLVPVFFHADAAYAQGVVQACYEGGVRVFEFTNRGANAFEVFAQLQRFVREHLPEMLLGIGTIYTAAQAEQFISAGADFVVQPIMTTDVAEACRRHDVAWVPGAMTLTEVYNATQLGAGLVKIFPGNVLGPDFIKSLRGPMPGVKLMVTGGVEPTEASLTEWFGAGVNVVGIGSQLFKGADDVAVIAPRIAPLMQFLTSRAS, encoded by the coding sequence ATGTCCCAATACTCTTCTGCGGAAGTGCTGGAGCGCGTGCTGCAGGCACCTTTGGTACCGGTCTTTTTCCATGCCGACGCGGCCTATGCCCAAGGTGTGGTGCAGGCCTGCTACGAAGGTGGCGTCCGCGTCTTTGAATTCACGAACCGCGGCGCCAATGCCTTCGAGGTGTTCGCTCAGCTGCAGCGCTTCGTGCGGGAGCATCTGCCGGAAATGCTTTTGGGCATCGGCACCATCTACACCGCCGCCCAGGCCGAGCAGTTCATCAGCGCCGGCGCCGACTTCGTGGTGCAGCCCATTATGACTACCGACGTGGCCGAGGCCTGCCGCCGTCACGATGTAGCCTGGGTGCCCGGCGCCATGACGCTGACCGAGGTCTATAATGCCACGCAGTTGGGCGCGGGCTTGGTCAAGATCTTCCCCGGCAACGTGCTGGGCCCTGATTTTATTAAGAGTCTGCGCGGGCCCATGCCGGGCGTGAAGCTCATGGTAACCGGCGGGGTAGAGCCCACCGAGGCCAGCCTCACCGAATGGTTTGGGGCCGGCGTAAATGTGGTTGGGATTGGCTCCCAGCTTTTTAAAGGTGCCGATGACGTGGCCGTCATCGCGCCGCGTATTGCGCCGCTCATGCAATTTCTCACCTCTCGCGCCTCGTGA